Part of the Actinomycetes bacterium genome, AGTAGCCGCGGACCAGGTTGTTCGGGATGAAGCTGAGGACCAGGAACACCAGGACGGCGGGCAGCATGAATTCGCCGGCCGAGCGCCGGGCGTCGACGAAATCCCGGGCGTAGGACTTCGCCTTGCCCTGGTCCCGGGCCGGCAGGTAGCGCTCGTCGCCGTCCACCAGAGCCTGCCGGGCCCGCATCCGGTCGGTGCGGCCCCGCTCGCGCTCCAGCTTCTTGGCCGCCTTGGGGTCCGCGGTGCCCTTGAGCCGGGCCTTGCGCGCGGCCTCGGCGTCCTTGCGGCTGGGCGTGGCGCGACCCTTGCCGGACCCGTCGGTGACGGCGGTGGTGGCCTCGGTGGCTTCGTCGGTGCTGCGTCGGCGGAACACGGGGCCAGCGTAGCGGCGCCTCCGCCTGCGCCAGCCCTCGCCGGTCCGCGCCAACAGCACCTAGGCTGGCAGGAGGGCCGGGACCGGTCCGACTGACCCGAAGGAGGGCGTGCCGGATGGCAGGCTTCTTCAAGCGCTTGACCTTGATCTTCAAGTCAAAGGCGAACAGCGCGCTGGACAAGGCCGAGGACCCGCGTCAGACCCTCGACTACAGCTACGAGAAGCAGCTCGAGCTGCTGCAGAAGGTGCGGCGGGGGGTCGCCGACGTGGCGACGTCGCGCAAGCGCCTCGAGCTGCAGCTGGCCGGCCTGGACCAGCAGAGCAGCAAGCTGGAGAACCAGGGCCGCCAGGCGCTCGCCGCCGGACGGGAGGACCTCGCCCGCGAGGCGCTGACCCGGCGGTCCGGCATCCAGCAGCAGATCTCCGACCTGCAGGGGCAGCTCGCCCAGCTGCAGGGCGAGGAGGAACGGCTGGTCACCGCCCAGCAGCGGCTGCAGGCCAAGGTCGAGGCCTTCCGCACCAAGAAGGAGACCATCAAGGCCACGTACACGGCCGCGGAGGCGCAGACCAAGATCAACGAGGCGTTCTCGGGCATCTCCGAGGAGATGAGCGACGTCGGTCTGGCCGTCCAGCGGGCCGAGGACAAGACCGCTCAGATGCAGGCGCGGGCGGGGGCGATCGACGAGCTGATGGCCAGCGGCGCGCTCGAAGACGCCAGCGGCACCACGAAGGACGACCTGACCCTCGAGCTCGAGCGGCTGTCCAGCTCTTCCGACGTGGAGCAGGAGCTGAGCCGGCTCAAGGGCGAGATCGGCCAGGGTGCGGCCCCGGCCGGACTGCCGGCCGGCACGTCAGCCCCAGCCGCCGAGGCCGCCCCCGCGATCCCGGTCGAGAGCGCTGAGGAGACGCCATGATCATCCGAATCATGGGTGAGGGTCAATACGAGGTGGCCGACCACGCCCAGGCGGCCATGAACACCCACGACGACGAGATCGCCGTGGCGGTCGAGGCCGGCGACGAGGAGTCGTTCCGGTCCGCGCTGCACGCGATGCTGGCCGAGCTCCGTTCGGCCGGTGCGCGGCTGCCGGACGACTCGCTGATCAGCTCGGACGTCGTCCTGCCGTCGGAGGACGCCACCATCGAGGAAGTGCGTGACCTGCTGGGAGCCGAAGGGCTCCTTCCCGGCTGACGTGAAGACCCGCTACGCAGCGGACCGCGGGCTGACCACCCGGATGGTCCTGACGATGTTCCTCCTCGGGCTGCTCTATGTGGTCTTGATGGCCCTGCTCATGGTCATCGGGCTGCCCGCCTGGCTGGCCCTGGGCATCGCCGCGGCCGGTTTGTTCTTCCAGTGGTACTTCTCCGACTCGGTGGCCCTGTACGCCATGCACGCCAGGGTGGTCACCCCCGAGGAGGCTCCCCAGCTGCACGCGGTCATCGACCGGCTGTGCGCCCTGGCGGACATGCCCAAGCCGCGGGTGGCGATCGCGGACACCGACATCCCCAACGCGTTCGCCACCGGCCGGTCCCCGGGCCGGTCCGTGGTGTGCGCCACGACGGGTCTCATGCGGCGGCTGGACGCCGAGGAGCTCGAGGGTGTGCTGGCCCACGAGCTGTCCCACGTGGCGCACCGCGACGTCGCGGTGATGACGATCGCGTCGTTCGTGGGGGTGCTGGCCGGCTTCCTCACGCGCGCGATGATGTGGAGCTCGATGGGCCGGGACCGCCGCGACCAGAACGCCGCTCTGGTGTTCCTCGTGGTCCTCGTGGTCAGCGTTGTCGTCTACGCGCTCTCGTTCCTGCTGATCCGGGTGCTCTCGCGGTACCGCGAGCTGTCCGCGGACCGCAGCGGAGCGCTGCTCACGGCCAAGCCGTCGGCGCTGGCCCGGGCGCTGCAGAAGGTGTCCGGCGACATGGCGGCCATCCCGAGCCGCGACCTGCGGAAGGCCGAGGCGTTCAACGCGTTCTTCTTCACCCCGGCGCGGTCCCAGGGGCTCTCGCTGTCGACGCTGTTCTCCACGCACCCGCCGCTGGAGCAGCGGCTCGAGCAGCTGGCCAAGATCGCCACGCAGCTCGGCCAGGCCTGAGCCGGACGGCGGATTCGACCCAGCGTGGGACTCCTCGACTCGATCTTCGGCCGGACCAAGCCGGCCCGCCCGGACCTCGACCAGCTGTTCGGGCTGCCGGCTGCCGCGATCAGCCTGGAGGCGTCCCTCGGGCTGCGCCCGACCGGGCTCGGCTCGGTGGCCTTCCGGGCCGCCGAGGGGAAGGCCTTCGACGACGTCGAGGCCGAGGTCACCCAGCTGCTGGCCGTGGGCGGCGGACCCGCCGTCCAGGCCTCGGTGGACAGTTACGGGTTCACCTGGCTGCTGCTGCGCACCGACCCGCCGGACGTGGGCTCGCTCGTCACCGACCTGCACGCGGTCAACTCGTCCCTGCAGGACTCCGGGTTCGGACCCACGCTGCTGTGCTCGTTGGCGTCGTTCGCGGACGGCTCGGGACGTCGGCTTGCCCTGGTCTACCTGTTCAAGCGCGGTGCGTTCTACCCGTTCGCCCCGGTCGCGGGGCAGCAGGAGAGCCGGGACAACGTGCTGGAGCTGCAGGTACGCGACCTGGTCAAGGACGATCTGCGCGTGGAGCAGGACCTGACCCGCTGGTTCCCCGTCTGGGGCGCGCCCGGCCTGTGAGCTGAGCCGGCTCGGCTGTCGGTGGTCGTCGCTAGACTCGCGCACATGGCCCCCATATCTGCTTAAGTGAAGTCAGCCATGTGGTTCTCGTTGGGCCCGCGCGCCAGTACTCGCCCCACCACACCCCGGGCAGACGAAACCCTCCGCCCACGCGGTGGCGACCCGTGGGGTGTCGAAGTGGGAGACCCCGGACGGGATGAGTGAGGTGTGTGCGCGGCTGGCGCCGCAGGACGCGGCGACGGTGTGGAACACCCTGACCACCCTCGCGCACTCGAGCGCCGGGCCGGACGACCCGCGGGGGCTGGACACGCGCCGTGCGGACGCCCTGGTGGGGGTGTTCACCGCGATCGCTACCGGCACCGCGGTGCCCCAGCTACCCGCACTGCCCGCGCTGCCGTCGGGTCGAGCGGGCCGCCGGGTGCGGCGGCGGCCCCGCTGGCGGGCCGATGTGGTGGTCGCGGCGTCGACGCTGCTGGGCTGGGACGACGCGCCCGGGCGTCCCCGGCTGGGCGCTGGCCCAGCCCACCCCCCGGCGGTTCACCTGGACCAGCCCCACCGGTCGGCACGACACCCGCGGCCCCACCGACCTACCCACCGGCCCCGACTGGGCCCCAGCGCCGCCGGCATCGAAGGCGTCCCCGGCGGACCACGAAGAACCCCCTATTGACGCCCGGACCCTCCGCTGGCCGGTCACCGGTTCGAGTGAAGTCGCGCCCCGCGGACGTCTGCGGGTCCTACCGTGACGTTGACCCCAGCAACGGAAGGCGCCGACCCATGACCATCGCGCACAAGATCGTCGGCAACGCGATGCAGATGATCGTCTGCCAGGTCGGAGAGGGGCAGACGGTCTACGCGGAGGCCGGCAAGTTCCTCTGGAAGACGGTCAACGTGGGCGTGCAGACCCGCATCGGGGATCCGAGCGCTCCCTCCGCGGGCGGAAAGGCCGGCCTGGCAGCCATGGCGGCGTCCATGGGCAAACGCATGCTGGCGGGGGAGTCGATCGCCTTTCAGCACTTCACCCCCCAGGGGGGTAGCGGGCTGGTGAGCCTGGCCGGCACCCTGCCCGGCGAGGTCCGCGCGCTCGAGCTGGACGGCACCCGCGGCTGGTACGCGGACAAGGACGCCTTCGTCGGGGCCGAGTCGACGGTCCACTTCGACATCGCCTTCAGCGGCCTTCGGTCCGGTCTGCGAGGAGGCGAGGGGTTCATCCTAGAGAAGTTCACCGGCGTCGGCACCGTGTTCGTGGCCGGGGCCGGCAACTTCATCGAGCTCAACCCGGCCAAGTACGGCGGCAAGATCCAGGTGCACACCGGCTGCATCGTGGCCTTCGAGGACTCGATCACCTACGGGATCGAGCGGGTCGGCGGGCTCAACCTGCAGGTCATGACGAATGCCGTCCTCGGGGGCAACGGGTTCAACCTCGCCACCCTGGAGGGTGACGGTACGGTGATCTTGCAGTCGATGACCATCGAGAGCCTGTCGCACGCGATCGTGAAGAACGCGCGGCTGGGTCACGACGAGAAGGCGTCCAACCCGTTCGGAAGCATTCTGGGAGGGAACGACTGATGGGATTCCTCGACAAGGCCAAGGAAGCCGCCGAGAAGGCCATGGCCGCCACGCAGCAGGCCGCCCAGCAGGGCCAGGCCAAGATCGGGGAGATGCAGGCCGCCAAGTCGGACGGCGACCTGCTCAAGGCGCTCGGCGAGGCCTACTACGACGAGCAGCGCAGCGGTGGCGGCCATGACGCCGTCGAGGCCGCGCTCACGGCCGTCGACGAGCACCGGGCCGCGGCGGCCAAGCCGGCCAACGATGCGCCGCCGACGGGGGGTGCGGACCCGGACGCTCCGACCGGCAACTTCACCCTCGACGACGTCTAGGTTTCGATACGGCTACGAAACCGTATAATCCGAGATCGTGACATCTGCGATCCTGGCGCTGCAGCGGGCCACCCACGTCACGCTGCACGCGCTCGCCGCTGACCTGGCCGACCTGGACCTCACCGCGTCGGAGATCAACGCGCTGGCCAACCTGGCCGACGGGCGAGCGCGCACCGTGTCCGAGCTCGGCGCTGACGTCGGTTCCCGTCCCACCACCGTGACGAGCGTGCTGGACCGGCTCGAGCGCCGCGGCCTCATCCAGCGGGGTGGCCGCCCCGGGGACCGTCGGGTCGTCGTCGTCGAGCTGACGCCGTCCGGCCGGACCGTGGCGGGTCGGGTGCGACGCGCGGTCGAGGACCTGGAGCGGCGAGCGCTCGCCAGCCT contains:
- a CDS encoding DUF3043 domain-containing protein — protein: MFRRRSTDEATEATTAVTDGSGKGRATPSRKDAEAARKARLKGTADPKAAKKLERERGRTDRMRARQALVDGDERYLPARDQGKAKSYARDFVDARRSAGEFMLPAVLVFLVLSFIPNNLVRGYSIIGFYLYMLLVLVDTSFLAWRTRRAVAQKYPDDTTKVGMYAALRALQLRRLRLPKPRVRSGAKV
- a CDS encoding PspA/IM30 family protein; this translates as MAGFFKRLTLIFKSKANSALDKAEDPRQTLDYSYEKQLELLQKVRRGVADVATSRKRLELQLAGLDQQSSKLENQGRQALAAGREDLAREALTRRSGIQQQISDLQGQLAQLQGEEERLVTAQQRLQAKVEAFRTKKETIKATYTAAEAQTKINEAFSGISEEMSDVGLAVQRAEDKTAQMQARAGAIDELMASGALEDASGTTKDDLTLELERLSSSSDVEQELSRLKGEIGQGAAPAGLPAGTSAPAAEAAPAIPVESAEETP
- the htpX gene encoding zinc metalloprotease HtpX, giving the protein MTCWEPKGSFPADVKTRYAADRGLTTRMVLTMFLLGLLYVVLMALLMVIGLPAWLALGIAAAGLFFQWYFSDSVALYAMHARVVTPEEAPQLHAVIDRLCALADMPKPRVAIADTDIPNAFATGRSPGRSVVCATTGLMRRLDAEELEGVLAHELSHVAHRDVAVMTIASFVGVLAGFLTRAMMWSSMGRDRRDQNAALVFLVVLVVSVVVYALSFLLIRVLSRYRELSADRSGALLTAKPSALARALQKVSGDMAAIPSRDLRKAEAFNAFFFTPARSQGLSLSTLFSTHPPLEQRLEQLAKIATQLGQA
- a CDS encoding AIM24 family protein; this translates as MTIAHKIVGNAMQMIVCQVGEGQTVYAEAGKFLWKTVNVGVQTRIGDPSAPSAGGKAGLAAMAASMGKRMLAGESIAFQHFTPQGGSGLVSLAGTLPGEVRALELDGTRGWYADKDAFVGAESTVHFDIAFSGLRSGLRGGEGFILEKFTGVGTVFVAGAGNFIELNPAKYGGKIQVHTGCIVAFEDSITYGIERVGGLNLQVMTNAVLGGNGFNLATLEGDGTVILQSMTIESLSHAIVKNARLGHDEKASNPFGSILGGND
- a CDS encoding crosslink repair DNA glycosylase YcaQ family protein, which translates into the protein MTSAILALQRATHVTLHALAADLADLDLTASEINALANLADGRARTVSELGADVGSRPTTVTSVLDRLERRGLIQRGGRPGDRRVVVVELTPSGRTVAGRVRRAVEDLERRALASLPPATVDGLRTALRALTEVSS